A genomic segment from Acidobacteriota bacterium encodes:
- the hemB gene encoding porphobilinogen synthase, with protein sequence MSFPTSRPRRLRRNELLRGLVRETRLSASQFIYPLFVCPGSGVKREISSMPGNFHFSVDRIGEECREVAALGIPAVLLFGLPDTKDEHGSGAYGDNSIVAQAVRAIRKVVGDKLLIACDVCLCEYTSHGHCGLLSGQEVDNDATLDLLAQASVSYARAGADIVAPSDMMDGRVRAIRQALDAAALEQTAILAYSAKYASVFYGPFREAADSAPQFGDRRGYQMDPANQREALREMRLDVEEGADMIMVKPAMPYLDVITLARREFDLPLAAYQVSGEYSMIVAAAERGWLDRERAMMESLTCIQRAGADIILTYFAKDAARLLGGR encoded by the coding sequence ATGAGTTTTCCCACTTCACGACCGCGCCGCCTCCGCCGCAATGAACTGCTGCGCGGCCTGGTGCGCGAAACGCGGCTCTCGGCCAGCCAGTTCATCTATCCGCTTTTTGTGTGCCCCGGCTCCGGTGTCAAGCGCGAGATATCATCCATGCCGGGCAACTTCCATTTCTCCGTGGACCGCATCGGCGAAGAGTGTCGCGAAGTGGCGGCGCTCGGTATTCCCGCGGTCCTGTTGTTTGGATTGCCGGATACCAAAGACGAGCACGGCAGCGGAGCGTACGGAGACAACTCCATCGTCGCGCAGGCGGTGCGCGCGATTCGCAAGGTGGTGGGCGACAAACTGCTGATCGCCTGCGATGTCTGCTTGTGTGAATACACCAGTCATGGACACTGTGGCCTGCTCAGTGGGCAGGAAGTGGACAACGACGCAACGCTCGATCTGCTGGCTCAAGCGTCCGTAAGTTATGCTCGCGCTGGCGCGGACATCGTTGCGCCATCGGACATGATGGACGGTCGCGTGCGCGCCATCCGTCAGGCGCTGGATGCCGCCGCGCTCGAGCAAACGGCCATCCTGGCGTATTCGGCGAAGTATGCGTCGGTCTTCTACGGGCCGTTCCGCGAGGCTGCGGATTCCGCGCCGCAGTTCGGCGACCGGCGCGGGTATCAGATGGACCCGGCAAATCAGCGCGAGGCGTTGCGCGAGATGCGCCTCGACGTGGAAGAAGGCGCCGACATGATTATGGTCAAGCCGGCCATGCCCTATCTGGATGTGATCACGCTGGCCCGGCGTGAGTTCGATCTCCCGCTCGCTGCCTATCAAGTGAGTGGCGAGTACAGCATGATTGTCGCCGCCGCCGAGCGTGGGTGGCTGGATCGCGAGCGGGCCATGATGGAGTCACTCACTTGTATTCAACGAGCTGGAGCCGACATCATACTCACTTACTTCGCCAAAGACGCCGCCAGGTTACTGGGCGGGCGGTGA